A single Fusobacterium hominis DNA region contains:
- the atpA gene encoding F0F1 ATP synthase subunit alpha — MNIRPEEISSIIKNEIENYKKSLDIKTSGSVLEVGDGIARIYGLSSAMSGELLEFPHGVMGMALNLEEDNVGAVILGDFSLIKEGDEVKATGRVVSVPAGESILGRVVNALGEPIDGKGEIKAEKYMEIERKASGIISRKPVSEPLQTGIKSIDGMVPIGRGQRELIIGDRQTGKTAIAIDAIINQKGTGVKCIYVAIGQKRSTVAQIYKKLEDAGAMEYTTIVAATASEAAPLQYMAPYSGVAMGEYFMDKGEHVLIIYDDLSKHAVAYREMSLLLKRPPGREAYPGDVFYLHSRLLERAAKLSDKLGGGSITALPIIETQAGDVSAYIPTNVISITDGQIFLDSQLFNSGFRPAINAGISVSRVGGSAQIKAMKQVAAKVKLELAQYNELLTFAQFGSDLDKATKAQLERGHRIMEVLKQAQYKPFPVEEQVVSFFTLVNGYLDSVELKDVRRFEAELITELRNTTDILKEIADKKALDKDLEKKLADAIEAFKKNFN, encoded by the coding sequence TTGAACATTAGACCAGAAGAGATTAGTAGCATAATCAAAAATGAGATTGAAAACTATAAAAAAAGTCTTGATATAAAAACTTCAGGTTCAGTTTTAGAGGTAGGAGATGGTATTGCCAGAATATATGGACTTTCTAGCGCAATGTCTGGAGAACTTCTTGAATTCCCACACGGAGTAATGGGAATGGCACTAAACCTTGAAGAAGACAACGTTGGAGCCGTTATACTTGGAGATTTCTCTTTAATAAAAGAGGGAGACGAAGTAAAAGCAACTGGAAGAGTTGTTTCTGTTCCAGCAGGTGAGTCTATTTTAGGAAGAGTAGTAAATGCTCTTGGAGAACCAATTGATGGAAAAGGTGAAATAAAAGCTGAAAAATACATGGAGATAGAGAGAAAAGCCTCAGGGATTATCTCTAGAAAACCTGTATCTGAACCTTTACAAACAGGAATCAAATCAATTGATGGTATGGTACCTATTGGAAGAGGACAAAGAGAACTTATCATTGGAGATAGACAAACTGGTAAGACAGCAATAGCTATAGATGCTATTATTAATCAAAAAGGAACAGGAGTAAAATGTATCTATGTTGCCATCGGGCAAAAAAGATCAACTGTTGCACAAATTTATAAAAAATTAGAAGATGCTGGGGCTATGGAGTATACTACCATTGTTGCTGCAACAGCATCAGAAGCTGCGCCATTACAATATATGGCACCATATTCAGGAGTAGCTATGGGAGAATACTTCATGGATAAGGGAGAGCACGTATTAATTATATATGATGATCTTTCTAAACATGCGGTAGCTTATAGAGAAATGTCATTACTATTAAAGAGACCACCTGGAAGAGAAGCTTACCCTGGAGACGTATTCTATCTACATTCAAGATTACTTGAAAGAGCAGCAAAACTTTCTGATAAATTAGGTGGAGGATCAATAACTGCACTTCCAATAATTGAAACTCAAGCAGGAGACGTATCAGCATACATTCCTACAAACGTAATTTCAATTACTGACGGGCAAATATTCCTTGACTCACAATTATTCAACTCAGGATTCAGACCAGCTATAAACGCAGGTATATCTGTATCGAGAGTTGGAGGATCAGCTCAAATAAAAGCTATGAAACAAGTTGCTGCAAAAGTTAAACTAGAACTTGCACAATACAACGAACTTTTAACATTTGCTCAATTCGGTTCTGACCTTGACAAAGCTACAAAAGCTCAATTAGAAAGAGGACACAGAATCATGGAAGTATTGAAACAAGCTCAATACAAACCATTCCCAGTAGAAGAACAAGTTGTTTCTTTCTTTACACTTGTTAACGGATACTTAGATTCTGTTGAATTAAAAGATGTAAGAAGATTTGAAGCTGAACTTATTACTGAACTAAGAAATACAACAGATATTTTAAAAGAAATAGCTGACAAAAAAGCTTTAGATAAAGATCTAGAGAAAAAATTGGCAGATGCTATAGAAGCATTTAAAAAGAATTTTAACTAG
- the atpH gene encoding ATP synthase F1 subunit delta: MIANQVGNRYAEAIYEIADSTGKIKEVYEVLNSLMELYKNDKEFKTFITHPLIELDEKKKVLKEIYKDTDDSIVDIIFYIMDKNRINFIRSIVAEYLKIYYLRNSILDVEATFASEPSDAQQNKLIEKLEKKTGKKVKLAIKIDKSIIGGGIIKIGDTVMDGSIRKELEALRK; this comes from the coding sequence ATGATAGCTAATCAAGTAGGTAATAGATATGCTGAAGCTATTTATGAAATCGCTGATTCTACTGGAAAAATCAAAGAGGTTTATGAAGTTTTAAACAGTTTGATGGAACTTTATAAAAATGATAAAGAGTTCAAGACTTTTATAACTCACCCACTAATTGAGTTAGATGAAAAGAAAAAAGTTTTGAAAGAGATATATAAAGATACTGATGATAGTATAGTTGACATTATTTTTTATATTATGGATAAAAATAGAATAAACTTTATCAGAAGTATAGTAGCTGAGTATTTGAAAATATACTATTTAAGAAATAGTATACTTGATGTAGAAGCTACATTTGCAAGTGAGCCTAGTGATGCTCAACAAAACAAACTAATTGAAAAATTAGAGAAAAAGACTGGTAAAAAAGTTAAACTGGCTATTAAGATAGATAAAAGTATTATCGGTGGAGGTATCATTAAAATAGGTGATACTGTAATGGATGGATCTATCCGTAAAGAGCTTGAAGCTTTAAGAAAATAA
- the atpF gene encoding F0F1 ATP synthase subunit B has product MNGKVVSIDINMFWQIINFFILVFVFNKYFKKPLGKMLDSRKKKITSDLSQAEDTKKAAIELQKESEEILRKAKIEANEILKTAEKKADERREAILDEAKTQREKIIKTAEMEAIKMKSDAKEMLQEEVKVLAVKLAETLIKEKINSKIESTLIDEFIDEVGEEK; this is encoded by the coding sequence GTGAATGGTAAAGTAGTATCGATAGATATTAATATGTTCTGGCAAATAATAAACTTTTTTATACTTGTATTTGTATTTAACAAGTATTTCAAAAAACCTTTAGGAAAAATGTTAGACAGTAGAAAGAAAAAAATAACAAGCGATTTAAGTCAAGCTGAAGATACAAAAAAGGCAGCTATAGAACTTCAAAAAGAATCTGAGGAAATTTTAAGAAAAGCTAAGATAGAAGCTAACGAAATCTTAAAGACTGCTGAGAAAAAAGCAGATGAAAGAAGAGAAGCAATACTTGATGAGGCTAAAACTCAAAGAGAAAAGATCATCAAAACAGCTGAAATGGAAGCTATTAAAATGAAATCAGATGCTAAAGAAATGTTGCAAGAAGAAGTTAAAGTTCTTGCAGTTAAGTTAGCTGAAACTTTAATCAAGGAGAAAATAAATTCCAAAATAGAGTCTACCTTAATAGATGAATTTATTGACGAGGTAGGGGAAGAAAAATGA
- the atpE gene encoding ATP synthase F0 subunit C, translating to MDQMLLAKAVVLAASAVGVGCAMIAGLGPGIGEGYAAGKAVEAVARQPEAKGNIISTMILGQAVAESTGIYSLVIALILMYANPFIGLLG from the coding sequence ATGGATCAAATGTTATTAGCAAAGGCAGTAGTATTAGCAGCGTCAGCTGTAGGTGTAGGATGTGCAATGATAGCTGGATTAGGACCAGGAATTGGAGAAGGTTATGCAGCAGGTAAAGCAGTTGAAGCTGTAGCAAGACAACCAGAAGCAAAAGGAAATATTATTTCTACAATGATTCTAGGACAAGCCGTAGCAGAATCTACAGGTATTTACTCACTAGTTATCGCACTAATACTTATGTATGCAAATCCTTTCATCGGATTACTAGGTTAA